The Toxorhynchites rutilus septentrionalis strain SRP chromosome 3, ASM2978413v1, whole genome shotgun sequence genome includes a region encoding these proteins:
- the LOC129777242 gene encoding zinc finger protein 28 homolog — MFREIGAKNKTVNKPSLECISNVIQFECAEIKTEPLDGLDPEPDIIFPQVCNRNSNNVGIQTAKRKVTSRGVQVDLQPVPKEVWINSQVGTITDEPLAPDVTNGAIEKQCRICLRRLPETSLSYILFPQKTKILTALGIKVYLGDAYPFICRNCTSLVDLIYDFRNTCMMARNMLVHERKSITNNGWDRTENLELIDRCKVLIDSHKRDIETAYETTSFFKQSLPQEEVKIKPEAIELVMVDQIPVSETKLVDVIDSQPENDSSNHSPVAQLMADTNYSKSDSENSSAENDDQNQDDYDSSSRDEDYAPSPMPVPKTFKKKRIRIVTKPYKRRQRKEKDSSGDDQLALQDAEGRLKKKRKNAADPNRKRGALCDFCGEWVEYHTVESHKNQHLGVKPYACQTEGCKLSFSCRNLLIKHIKRQHGADGPEYHDCEVCGQRIKGPKAALKKHQKTHTEEKNFICAVCGKGFTTQGYLRQHSIIHTDLMPFECSVCHRKFNNKYNMLTHEKKHFLRGEPSSANNASIVEDVSTVLPPFGVYPTNQPPLSLQQEQHQSIHLSAQQPLLHPQ; from the exons ATGTTCCGAGAAATCGGAGCAAAAAATAAAACCGTGAATA AACCGTCCTTGGAGTGCATCTCAAATGTGATACAGTTCGAATGTGCAGAGATCAAAACAGAACCGCTGGACGGACTGGATCCCGAACCGGATATTATTTTCCCCCAAGTATGTAATCGCAATTCTAACAATGTGGGCATCCAAACGGCCAAGCGGAAGGTTACGAGTCGAGGTGTTCAGGTCGATTTACAACCTGTTCCTAAGGAAGTGTGGATAAATTCTCAGGTTGGTACAATAACGGATGAACCGCTTGCCCCAGATGTAACAAATGGAGCCATCGAGAAGCAGTGTAGGATATGTCTGCGGCGCCTACCGGAAACCAGTTTATCCTACATACTGTTCCCACAGAAAACGAAAATTCTCACTGCCCTTGGGATCAAAGTGTACCTTGGCGATGCATATCCGTTTATTTGCCGGAATTGCACATCGCTGGTTGATCTGATATATGATTTCCGGAACACATGCATGATGGCGCGAAATATGTTAGTGCATGAGCGAAAATCAATTACCAACAATGGCTGGGATCGAACGGAGAATTTAGAGCTGATCGATAGGTGTAAAGTTTTGATAGATTCCCATAAACGTGATATAGAGACAGCTTATGAAACAACGTCTTTTTTCAAGCAATCCTTGCCACAGGAAGAGGTTAAAATAAAACCAGAAGCAATCGAGCTGGTGATGGTGGATCAAATACCCGTCAGTGAAACAAAATTGGTCGATGTAATCGACTCACAGCCGGAAAATGATTCAAGCAATCATTCTCCAGTGGCGCAGTTGATGGCGGACACTAATTATAGCAAGTCAGATTCAGAAAATAGTTCGGCAGAGAATGACGATCAAAACCAAGACGATTATGATTCCTCTTCAAGGGATGAGGATTACGCGCCAAGTCCTATGCCAGTTCCAAAAACGTTCAAGAAGAAACGAATCCGAATCGTTACAAAGCCATATAAAAGACGACAGCGAAAAGAGAAGGACTCGAGTGGGGATGACCAACTAGCCCTGCAGGATGCGGAAGGTAGGTTGAAAAAGAAACGAAAGAATGCAGCCGATCCAAATCGGAAGCGGGGTGCTCTTTGTGATTTCTGCGGAGAATGGGTCGAATATCACACAGTCGAAAGCCATAAAAATCAGCATCTAG GTGTTAAACCTTACGCATGCCAAACGGAGGGATGTAAATTATCCTTTTCTTGTCGGAATTTATTAATAAAACACATCAAACGTCAACACGGAGCAGACGGGCCGGAATATCATGATTGTGAGGTTTGCGGCCAACGAATCAAGGGTCCGAAGGCGGCTCTCAAGAAGCACCAGAAAACGCACACAGAAGAGAAGAATTTTATTTGTGCTGTTTGTG GGAAAGGTTTCACCACCCAGGGCTATTTGCGGCAGCACTCGATAATTCATACCGACTTGATGCCATTTGAGTGTAGCGTGTGTCACCGGAAGTtcaacaacaaatacaacatgTTAACACATGAGAAGAAGCATTTTCTACGAGGTGAACCATCGTCTGCCAACAATGCTTCTATCGTTGAGGATGTATCAACCGTGTTGCCACCATTTGGTGTGTATCCCACTAACCAACCACCGCTGTCTCTGCAGCAGGAACAGCACCAATCGATTCATCTCAGTGCACAACAGCCATTGCTTCATCCCCAGTGA